A stretch of Gemmobacter fulvus DNA encodes these proteins:
- a CDS encoding acyl CoA:acetate/3-ketoacid CoA transferase — MSKVRTAAEAVRLIKDGAVVAVNSSSGLCCPDAVLAALGARFDSEGHPRGLTSVHPIAAGDFFGTKGVDHIAKPGLLSRIIGGSYPSGPSAAEPPLIWQMILNEDLAAWNVPSGIVFDMLREGAAKRPGVLTKVGMDTFVDPEQEGCAMNAMARQSPLVRRVEFDGETWLHFPALRPDVAVIRATTADENGNLTFEHEGATLGAMEMALAARNSGGLVIAQVKRVAALGSLRPHDVRVPGILVDVIVEAPDQLQTTATQYDPAISGELFRPLHTFRLPGLDVGKVIARRVAQELQTGWAVNIGFGISANVPRVLIEEGLHGAVTWVIEQGAVGGVPLLDFKFGCAANAEAFVASPHQFSYFQAGGFDCSLLSFLEIDREGSVNVSRLAATPHRTAGAGGFVDITARARKIVFSGSFNAGAKMRIEGGQLVIDREGRVAKIVEKVDQISFSGRRARAQGQHITYVTERCVMRLDAEGLVITEIAPGIDLQRDILDQAATPIRVSPDLRLMEARLFAPAVMGLAL, encoded by the coding sequence ATGTCGAAGGTCAGAACCGCAGCGGAAGCCGTTCGGCTGATCAAGGATGGTGCGGTGGTCGCGGTGAATTCCTCATCGGGCCTGTGCTGCCCGGATGCCGTTCTGGCGGCACTTGGTGCCCGATTTGACAGCGAAGGCCATCCGCGCGGTCTGACCTCTGTGCATCCCATCGCAGCGGGTGATTTCTTCGGCACCAAAGGCGTGGATCATATCGCAAAGCCCGGCTTGCTTTCCCGCATCATCGGCGGATCCTACCCGTCGGGGCCCAGTGCGGCAGAGCCGCCGTTGATCTGGCAGATGATCCTGAACGAGGATCTGGCGGCGTGGAATGTGCCCTCTGGCATCGTGTTCGACATGCTGCGCGAAGGCGCGGCCAAACGTCCCGGTGTGCTGACGAAGGTCGGCATGGACACGTTCGTCGATCCCGAACAGGAGGGCTGCGCCATGAATGCAATGGCGCGGCAATCGCCGCTGGTGCGGCGGGTGGAGTTTGACGGCGAGACATGGCTGCACTTTCCGGCGCTGCGCCCCGATGTTGCGGTGATCCGCGCCACCACGGCCGATGAAAACGGCAATCTGACCTTTGAGCATGAAGGCGCGACGCTTGGCGCGATGGAAATGGCGCTGGCGGCCCGCAATTCCGGCGGCCTCGTGATTGCGCAGGTCAAGCGCGTGGCGGCCTTGGGCAGCCTGCGCCCGCATGATGTGCGCGTGCCCGGCATTCTGGTGGATGTGATCGTCGAGGCACCCGACCAGTTGCAGACCACGGCCACACAATATGATCCGGCGATTTCGGGCGAGTTGTTCCGCCCGCTGCACACGTTCCGCCTGCCGGGGCTGGATGTGGGTAAGGTGATCGCCCGGCGGGTGGCGCAGGAATTGCAGACCGGCTGGGCGGTGAACATCGGCTTTGGCATTTCGGCCAATGTGCCGCGTGTCCTGATTGAGGAAGGGCTGCATGGCGCGGTGACCTGGGTGATTGAACAGGGCGCTGTCGGCGGCGTGCCCTTGCTGGATTTCAAGTTCGGCTGTGCCGCCAATGCCGAAGCCTTTGTCGCCTCGCCCCATCAGTTCAGCTATTTTCAGGCCGGCGGGTTTGACTGTTCGCTGCTGTCCTTTCTGGAAATCGACCGGGAAGGATCTGTCAATGTCAGCCGCCTTGCCGCAACGCCGCATCGCACGGCGGGCGCGGGCGGCTTTGTCGATATCACGGCCCGAGCGCGCAAGATCGTCTTTTCGGGCAGTTTCAACGCCGGGGCCAAGATGCGGATCGAGGGCGGGCAACTGGTGATCGACCGCGAAGGCCGGGTGGCCAAGATCGTGGAAAAAGTCGATCAGATCAGCTTTTCGGGCCGCCGCGCGCGGGCGCAGGGGCAGCATATCACCTATGTGACCGAACGCTGCGTGATGCGGCTGGATGCAGAGGGGCTGGTGATCACCGAAATTGCGCCCGGCATTGATCTGCAGCGCGATATTCTGGATCAGGCCGCCACGCCGATCCGGGTTTCGCCCGATCTGCGCCTTATGGAGGCGCGGCTGTTCGCGCCCGCGGTCATGGGGCTGGCGCTATGA
- a CDS encoding aldo/keto reductase encodes MNICFQNTYQRGFGTYPLKGDALKDAIATALDAGYRAFDTAQMYGNEAETGAALAEGPVPRADLCLTTKVHPDQFGEAAFLPSVEASLTALRTDYVDILLLHWPPIGGDIAPSLRLLQKARDLGLARHIGVSNYTAQMMRDAKAIVDAPLVTNQVEFHPLLNQDRLLQAAAETGIPLSSYSSVARGEVFKYPLFAEIGAGYGKSAAQVVLRWILQKGVSLNTMSTKPENIRANFDLMDFTLSSVDMARIDAMTQTGYRIVSKGLVPWAPDWD; translated from the coding sequence ATGAATATCTGCTTTCAGAACACCTATCAGCGCGGCTTTGGCACCTACCCCCTGAAGGGGGATGCCCTGAAGGACGCCATCGCCACGGCGCTGGACGCGGGATACCGCGCCTTCGACACCGCCCAGATGTATGGAAACGAGGCCGAAACCGGCGCCGCTCTGGCCGAAGGCCCGGTGCCGCGCGCCGATCTGTGCCTCACGACCAAGGTGCATCCCGATCAGTTTGGCGAGGCGGCCTTCCTGCCTTCGGTCGAGGCCAGCCTGACGGCCCTGCGCACCGATTATGTCGACATCCTGCTGCTGCATTGGCCACCAATCGGCGGCGACATCGCGCCGTCGTTGCGGTTGCTGCAAAAGGCACGCGATCTGGGACTCGCGCGGCATATCGGCGTGTCGAACTACACGGCGCAGATGATGCGCGATGCCAAAGCCATCGTCGATGCGCCACTGGTGACCAATCAGGTGGAGTTTCACCCGCTGCTCAATCAGGACCGCCTGCTGCAGGCGGCGGCGGAAACCGGCATCCCGCTGTCATCCTATTCGTCGGTCGCACGCGGCGAGGTGTTCAAATACCCGCTCTTTGCCGAGATCGGCGCGGGCTATGGCAAATCCGCCGCACAGGTGGTGCTGCGCTGGATCCTGCAAAAGGGGGTTTCGCTGAACACCATGTCCACCAAACCCGAAAACATCCGCGCCAATTTTGACCTGATGGATTTCACCCTGTCCTCGGTCGACATGGCCCGGATCGACGCGATGACGCAGACCGGCTACCGCATTGTCTCCAAAGGGCTTGTGCCCTGGGCCCCCGATTGGGACTGA
- a CDS encoding GMC family oxidoreductase: MAAAFDYVIVGGGSAGCVLAARLSEDPATRVCLIEAGGRDTHPLIHMPVGFAKMTTGPMTWGLTTAPQRHANNREIPYAQARVLGGGSSINAEIFTRGHPSDYDRWVEEGAEGWSFAEVQRYFLRSEGNTTLAGEWHGTEGPLGVSNIPAPQPLTRAFVQSCQQIGMPYNPDFNGPVQDGAGPYQTTTLRNRRCSAAVGYLRPALKRPNLTLITGALVLRVVFEGRRATGVDYAIGATPHRVQAECEVIVTSGAIGTPKLLQLSGIGPADHLRSHGLEVVQDLPGVGQNLQDHFGIDIVAELTGHDSLDKYNKPHWMLWAGLQYALFNAGPVTSNVVEGGAFWYADRSQPCPDLQFHFLAGAGAEAGVPSVPKGSSGITLNSYTLRPKSRGSVTLRSADPRAQPVVDPNFLSHPDDRRCSVEGVKISREIFSQPALQKYIRTLRFPDASVRTQADYEAYARQYGRTSYHPTCTCKMGRDAMAVVDPQLRVHGVDGLRLCDSSVMPSLVGSNTNAPTIMIAERAADMIRGNR; the protein is encoded by the coding sequence ATGGCAGCGGCGTTTGATTATGTGATCGTGGGCGGCGGGTCGGCTGGCTGCGTTCTGGCGGCGCGGTTGTCGGAAGATCCCGCCACCCGGGTCTGCCTGATCGAGGCGGGCGGGCGCGATACCCATCCGCTGATCCATATGCCGGTCGGCTTTGCCAAGATGACCACCGGTCCGATGACCTGGGGCTTGACCACCGCCCCGCAGCGCCACGCCAACAACCGCGAAATTCCCTATGCGCAGGCCAGGGTTCTGGGCGGCGGCTCGTCGATCAATGCCGAGATTTTCACCCGTGGCCATCCGTCGGATTATGACCGCTGGGTTGAAGAGGGCGCAGAGGGCTGGAGCTTTGCCGAGGTGCAGCGCTACTTTTTGCGCTCTGAAGGCAATACCACGCTGGCGGGGGAATGGCATGGCACCGAAGGCCCGCTGGGCGTATCGAACATCCCCGCCCCGCAGCCGCTGACCCGCGCCTTCGTGCAAAGCTGCCAGCAGATCGGGATGCCCTATAACCCCGATTTCAACGGCCCGGTTCAGGACGGGGCCGGCCCTTATCAGACCACCACCCTGCGCAACCGGCGCTGTTCGGCAGCGGTGGGTTATCTGCGCCCCGCGCTGAAACGCCCGAACCTGACGCTGATCACCGGGGCGCTGGTGTTGCGTGTGGTGTTCGAGGGGCGGCGCGCAACCGGGGTGGATTATGCCATCGGTGCCACGCCGCACCGGGTGCAGGCAGAGTGTGAGGTCATCGTCACCTCGGGCGCCATCGGCACGCCCAAGCTTTTGCAATTGTCCGGCATCGGTCCGGCGGATCATCTGCGCAGCCACGGGCTTGAGGTGGTGCAGGATCTGCCGGGCGTGGGCCAGAACCTGCAGGACCATTTCGGCATTGATATCGTGGCCGAACTGACCGGGCATGACAGTCTGGACAAATACAACAAACCGCACTGGATGCTGTGGGCCGGGCTGCAATATGCGTTGTTCAATGCAGGGCCGGTCACGTCCAACGTGGTGGAGGGCGGGGCCTTCTGGTATGCGGATCGCAGCCAGCCCTGCCCGGATCTGCAATTCCACTTTCTGGCCGGGGCCGGGGCCGAGGCGGGGGTGCCCAGCGTGCCGAAAGGGTCTTCGGGGATCACGCTCAACTCCTATACATTGCGGCCCAAATCGCGGGGCTCGGTGACGCTGCGGTCGGCCGATCCACGGGCGCAGCCGGTGGTGGACCCGAACTTCCTGTCCCACCCCGATGATCGGCGCTGCTCGGTGGAGGGCGTGAAGATCAGCCGCGAGATTTTCAGCCAGCCCGCCTTGCAGAAATACATCCGCACACTGCGCTTTCCCGATGCCTCGGTGCGCACGCAGGCCGATTATGAAGCCTATGCCCGGCAATATGGCCGCACCTCGTATCATCCGACCTGCACCTGCAAGATGGGGCGGGATGCGATGGCGGTGGTCGATCCGCAACTGCGGGTGCATGGGGTGGATGGGCTGCGCCTGTGCGACAGCTCTGTCATGCCCAGCCTTGTCGGATCGAACACCAATGCGCCGACGATCATGATTGCGGAAAGGGCGGCTGACATGATCCGCGGCAATCGCTGA
- a CDS encoding aldehyde dehydrogenase family protein has protein sequence MTTLLSLPHSPREFGFYLDGAFHGGRPLFERASPAHGVPVSRIPKCTVADLEAAVVAARRAFEDRRWAGLSGAARGAVLLRAADILRRRRDEIAYWEVLENGKPISQARGEIDHCIACFEVGAGAARLLHGDSFNNLGDSLFGMVLREPVGVVGLITPWNFPFLILCERVPFILASGCTMVVKPSEVTSATTLLLAEVLAEAGLPNGVYNVITGSGRSIGQALTEHPDVDMLSFTGSTAVGRSCVHAAADSNFKKLGLELGGKNPIIVFADSDLEDAADGAAFGISFNTGQCCVSSSRLIVERSVAAEFEALVAAKMARIRVGDPLDAATQVGAITTAAQNDTILGYIARGTAEGAQLLAGGQAVDLGRGQYIAPTLFAGVTPDMAIAREEIFGPVLCSLRFDTVEEAIALANDTVYGLAASVWTKNIDKALTVTRRVRAGRFWVNTIMAGGPEIPLGGFRQSGWGREAGMSGVEEYTQTKSVHVELGKRAHWVTG, from the coding sequence ATGACGACCCTGCTTTCCCTTCCGCACAGCCCGCGCGAGTTCGGCTTTTATCTCGATGGCGCGTTTCATGGTGGGCGCCCTCTGTTCGAGCGGGCCTCGCCTGCCCATGGCGTGCCGGTCAGCCGTATTCCGAAATGCACGGTTGCCGATCTGGAGGCGGCGGTGGTCGCCGCCCGCCGCGCCTTTGAGGACCGGCGCTGGGCCGGGCTGTCCGGCGCGGCGCGTGGGGCGGTGCTGCTGCGCGCCGCCGACATCCTGCGCCGCCGCCGCGATGAGATCGCCTATTGGGAGGTGCTGGAAAACGGCAAACCCATCAGTCAGGCGCGCGGCGAGATCGACCATTGCATTGCCTGTTTCGAGGTGGGCGCCGGGGCGGCGCGGCTGCTGCATGGCGACAGTTTCAACAATCTGGGCGATTCCCTGTTCGGCATGGTGCTGCGCGAACCTGTGGGGGTGGTGGGGCTGATCACCCCGTGGAACTTCCCGTTCCTGATCCTGTGTGAACGGGTGCCGTTCATTCTGGCCAGCGGCTGCACCATGGTGGTGAAACCGTCGGAGGTCACCAGCGCCACGACGCTGCTTCTGGCCGAGGTTCTGGCCGAAGCCGGGCTGCCCAATGGGGTTTACAACGTCATCACCGGATCGGGGCGCAGCATCGGGCAGGCGCTGACCGAACACCCGGATGTTGACATGCTGTCTTTTACCGGCTCCACGGCGGTGGGCCGGTCTTGCGTTCACGCGGCGGCGGACAGCAATTTCAAGAAGCTGGGGTTGGAGCTGGGCGGCAAGAATCCGATCATCGTCTTTGCCGACAGCGACCTTGAAGATGCGGCCGATGGTGCTGCGTTCGGCATCAGCTTCAACACCGGGCAGTGCTGCGTGTCCTCCAGCCGGTTGATCGTGGAACGCTCTGTCGCGGCAGAGTTCGAGGCGCTGGTGGCGGCAAAGATGGCCAGAATCCGGGTGGGGGATCCTCTGGATGCGGCAACGCAGGTCGGGGCGATTACCACCGCGGCGCAAAACGACACGATCCTGGGATATATCGCGCGCGGCACGGCCGAAGGCGCGCAGCTTCTTGCCGGGGGGCAAGCCGTCGATCTGGGGCGCGGCCAGTATATCGCGCCGACGCTGTTTGCGGGCGTGACGCCCGATATGGCGATTGCCCGCGAAGAGATCTTTGGCCCGGTTCTGTGTTCGCTGCGCTTTGACACGGTGGAAGAGGCTATCGCCCTGGCCAATGACACGGTCTATGGGCTGGCCGCCTCGGTCTGGACCAAGAACATCGACAAGGCGTTGACCGTCACCCGGCGGGTGCGGGCCGGGCGGTTCTGGGTCAATACCATCATGGCGGGCGGGCCGGAGATTCCGCTGGGCGGGTTCAGGCAATCGGGATGGGGCCGCGAGGCCGGAATGTCGGGTGTGGAGGAATATACCCAGACGAAATCCGTGCATGTCGAGCTTGGCAAACGCGCGCATTGGGTCACAGGATGA
- a CDS encoding zinc-dependent alcohol dehydrogenase: protein MQKMQAAVLVAPRQFALREVDLPAIGPEDALIRVARTGICGTDVHMFNGHYAADRLPLIPGHEFCGTVAAVGANVTSVAPGARVVADINIGCGSCYWCRRNEVLNCPAMTQVGIGRDGAFAEYVALPARLVIEAPQDVPDAVLALTEPVACVVRAARKARAGFGQSVVVFGAGPVGNLHVQMMRLVGAAPIIVADLSEDRCRMALATGADAAISDPAALKAQVLAMTGGRGADLVIESVGNAHLYAQAFELIRKGGHVAFFGLTGPGEAVPVNILRTVLEETSLKGSVAGMGEDMQDALTLLAHGRFQTGAFTGASFPLGRIQEAFESLSSRPADLKTQILLV, encoded by the coding sequence ATGCAGAAGATGCAGGCGGCGGTTCTGGTGGCGCCCCGGCAGTTTGCGCTGCGCGAGGTGGATCTGCCCGCAATCGGGCCGGAGGATGCGCTGATCCGGGTGGCGCGCACCGGGATCTGTGGCACGGATGTGCATATGTTCAACGGCCATTATGCGGCGGATCGCCTGCCGCTGATCCCCGGCCATGAATTCTGTGGCACCGTGGCGGCAGTCGGGGCCAATGTCACCTCGGTTGCGCCGGGTGCGCGGGTGGTGGCCGATATCAACATCGGTTGCGGCAGCTGCTACTGGTGCCGCCGCAACGAGGTGCTGAACTGCCCGGCGATGACGCAGGTTGGTATCGGACGCGACGGGGCCTTTGCCGAATATGTGGCGCTTCCCGCCCGTCTGGTGATCGAAGCGCCGCAGGATGTGCCCGATGCGGTGCTGGCGCTGACGGAACCCGTCGCCTGCGTGGTGCGCGCGGCGCGCAAGGCCCGCGCCGGGTTCGGGCAATCGGTGGTGGTGTTCGGGGCCGGGCCGGTGGGCAATCTGCATGTGCAGATGATGCGCCTTGTCGGGGCGGCCCCGATCATTGTGGCCGATCTGTCAGAGGATCGTTGCCGCATGGCGCTGGCCACTGGCGCGGATGCGGCGATCTCGGATCCCGCGGCGCTAAAGGCGCAGGTTCTGGCCATGACCGGCGGGCGTGGCGCGGATCTGGTGATCGAAAGCGTCGGCAATGCCCATCTTTACGCGCAGGCGTTCGAACTGATCCGCAAGGGCGGCCATGTGGCGTTCTTTGGCCTGACCGGACCTGGCGAGGCGGTGCCTGTCAACATCCTGCGCACCGTGCTGGAGGAGACGAGCCTGAAAGGATCGGTCGCCGGGATGGGCGAGGATATGCAGGATGCGCTGACCCTGCTGGCGCATGGCCGCTTTCAGACCGGGGCCTTTACCGGGGCGAGTTTCCCGCTCGGCCGGATCCAGGAGGCGTTTGAATCCCTGTCCAGCCGTCCCGCCGATCTGAAAACCCAGATCCTTCTGGTCTGA
- a CDS encoding ABC transporter permease: protein MDFQRLKPHLPWITLLVLVTIVGITDPGFLKPANLMSLAGDIVPLFIMALGLTFAIYIGGIDLSAQSMANMVTVIASIYLASLGAGVAVLCIGAGFVLGMVSGYVTTKLLVPSFISTLAVGGIAFSVAQLLSGQRALNMDAAQRNETFGWMIGHTGSIPNELFIAALLLALCLFIERRTTLGRALKAVGAGEQAAAASGLNVARYKILAFAISGALAAVAGLLFAVKLSGGAPTIANGFLLPAIVAVLVGGTPLTGGVGGVLNTLIGTLIVAVIRASMLYFEIDATQQQMVFGIVLIAAIALTIDRAKLRTVK from the coding sequence ATGGATTTTCAGCGTCTTAAACCGCATTTGCCCTGGATCACCCTGCTGGTGCTGGTCACCATCGTGGGCATCACCGATCCGGGGTTTCTGAAACCCGCCAATCTGATGAGCCTTGCGGGCGATATCGTGCCGCTGTTCATCATGGCGCTGGGTCTGACCTTCGCCATCTATATCGGCGGGATCGACCTGTCGGCGCAATCCATGGCGAATATGGTCACGGTCATCGCCTCGATCTATCTCGCCTCGCTCGGGGCCGGGGTTGCGGTGCTGTGCATCGGCGCGGGGTTCGTGCTGGGCATGGTGTCGGGCTATGTCACTACAAAGCTGCTGGTGCCGTCGTTCATCTCCACGCTCGCCGTCGGTGGCATCGCCTTTTCGGTGGCGCAGTTGCTGTCGGGGCAGCGGGCGCTGAACATGGATGCGGCGCAGCGCAACGAGACATTCGGCTGGATGATCGGCCATACCGGCAGCATCCCGAACGAGCTGTTCATCGCGGCGCTGCTGCTGGCGCTGTGCCTGTTCATCGAACGCCGCACCACGCTTGGCCGGGCGCTGAAGGCGGTGGGCGCGGGCGAACAGGCGGCGGCGGCCTCGGGGTTGAACGTGGCGCGCTACAAGATCCTCGCCTTTGCCATTTCCGGGGCTTTGGCGGCGGTTGCGGGCCTGCTGTTCGCGGTCAAGCTTTCGGGCGGGGCCCCGACGATTGCGAACGGGTTTCTGCTGCCGGCCATCGTGGCGGTGCTGGTCGGTGGCACGCCGCTGACGGGCGGGGTGGGCGGTGTGCTGAACACGCTGATCGGCACCCTGATCGTGGCAGTGATCCGCGCCTCGATGCTGTATTTCGAGATCGACGCGACGCAACAGCAGATGGTGTTCGGAATCGTGCTGATCGCCGCCATCGCCCTGACGATTGACCGCGCCAAACTGCGCACTGTGAAATGA
- a CDS encoding sugar ABC transporter ATP-binding protein produces the protein MYELKAVDKKFPGVHALKAVDFHIKRGEIVGLVGENGAGKSTLMKVIYGAYQPDGGQIQIDGKTVRFSNPRQAMEKGIGMVFQEQSLIANLTVMENIFLGYEQQFVRFGVINWAAMATAARAQLAKVKLDIDPATVTSHLSFAQRQLVELAKVLTLEERVEGDLVILLDEPTSVLSKEEVQLLFKLVRELTSRASFIFVSHRMDEVMDLSDRIYVMKDGQVVDVVQRGAAQVEAIQHKMVGRNVDKEYYREHRQLPYDAGRTLATLTGVSLPGRIRDISLALHPGEVLCLVGTEGSGREAILRTLYGMLTPTSGEVALKGQVIRRFSPQTAVALGVGYVPRERKVEGIVAGMNVYENMTLSQMGKHATAGVLRIAGERALARDWIRKLSIKAHSEFADCGNLSGGNQQKVVLAKWRSGGSDIMLLDHPTRGLDIGAKEDVYDMIRDMSAAGVGIVLVADTLEEAIGLSHSIIVVKDGEIRQRFDCVPGAKPTLYDLLHYMI, from the coding sequence ATGTATGAACTGAAAGCCGTCGACAAGAAATTCCCCGGCGTCCATGCGCTCAAGGCCGTGGATTTCCACATCAAGCGTGGCGAGATCGTGGGTCTGGTGGGCGAAAACGGCGCGGGAAAATCCACGCTGATGAAGGTGATCTATGGCGCCTATCAACCCGATGGCGGCCAGATCCAGATTGACGGCAAGACCGTCCGCTTTTCCAACCCGCGGCAGGCGATGGAAAAGGGCATCGGCATGGTGTTTCAGGAGCAGTCGCTGATTGCCAACCTGACCGTGATGGAAAACATCTTTCTGGGTTACGAGCAGCAGTTCGTGCGCTTTGGCGTGATCAACTGGGCGGCGATGGCCACCGCCGCGCGGGCGCAGCTTGCCAAGGTCAAGCTGGACATAGATCCGGCCACCGTCACCTCGCATTTGTCCTTCGCGCAGCGGCAACTGGTCGAACTGGCCAAGGTGCTGACACTGGAGGAGCGGGTGGAGGGCGATCTGGTCATCCTGCTGGACGAGCCGACCTCGGTGCTGAGCAAGGAAGAGGTGCAGCTTCTGTTCAAGCTGGTGCGGGAGCTGACCTCGCGTGCCTCCTTCATCTTCGTGTCGCATCGCATGGACGAGGTGATGGACCTGTCCGACCGCATCTATGTGATGAAGGACGGGCAGGTGGTGGATGTGGTGCAGCGGGGGGCGGCACAGGTCGAGGCGATCCAGCACAAGATGGTGGGGCGCAACGTCGACAAGGAATATTACCGCGAACACCGGCAGCTGCCCTATGATGCGGGCCGCACGCTGGCCACCTTGACGGGTGTCAGCCTGCCAGGGCGCATCCGCGACATTTCGCTGGCGCTGCATCCCGGCGAGGTGTTGTGCCTGGTCGGCACCGAAGGGTCGGGGCGCGAGGCGATCTTGCGCACCCTTTATGGCATGCTGACGCCGACCTCGGGCGAGGTGGCGCTGAAAGGGCAGGTGATCCGGCGCTTTTCACCGCAGACTGCCGTTGCGCTGGGCGTGGGGTATGTGCCGCGCGAACGCAAGGTGGAGGGCATCGTTGCCGGGATGAATGTCTATGAAAACATGACCCTGTCGCAGATGGGCAAACATGCGACGGCGGGCGTGCTGCGCATTGCGGGCGAACGGGCGCTGGCGCGTGACTGGATCCGCAAGCTGTCGATCAAGGCGCATTCCGAATTTGCCGATTGCGGCAATCTGTCGGGCGGCAATCAGCAGAAGGTGGTGCTGGCCAAGTGGCGCTCGGGTGGATCGGACATCATGCTGCTGGATCATCCGACGCGCGGTCTGGATATCGGCGCGAAGGAAGATGTCTATGACATGATCCGCGACATGAGCGCGGCGGGTGTGGGCATCGTTCTGGTGGCCGACACGCTGGAAGAGGCGATCGGCCTGTCACACAGCATCATCGTGGTGAAAGACGGCGAGATCCGGCAGCGGTTCGACTGCGTGCCCGGGGCAAAGCCGACACTCTACGATCTTTTGCATTACATGATCTGA
- a CDS encoding ABC transporter permease: protein MTRNISRETLIKWAPLLVLMALVIFFTLLNPTFFSVRNFARIAIASAPALMVAVGVTFIIIMGSIDLSMEGVISLTAVIFSFAFVKFGGALGDMGWLAMPLVLLVGGLIGLLNGLIHVKLRIPSFMASLAMGFVGTGAAILLTGGDIVKISDPAFRGLLTVRWLGFPIMVYVAVAFLLLAWFIQSHTTLGRNFYAVGGGEDLAHASGLNVKRVRVTGFALAGVFYAIAAILVVGRIGQAESVTGANFMFVSITSVVVGGVALWGGIGGVWNALVGVLIVGVINNGMVVIGLPDFLQDGVLGLLVIVAVVLSTDRRAVSVVK, encoded by the coding sequence GTGACGCGGAACATCTCGCGTGAAACCTTGATCAAATGGGCACCGCTTCTGGTGCTGATGGCGCTGGTGATCTTTTTCACCCTGCTGAACCCGACCTTCTTTTCGGTCCGCAACTTTGCCCGCATCGCCATCGCCTCGGCCCCGGCGCTGATGGTCGCGGTGGGGGTGACATTCATCATCATCATGGGGTCCATCGACCTGTCGATGGAGGGGGTGATCTCGCTGACGGCCGTGATCTTTTCCTTTGCCTTCGTCAAATTCGGTGGCGCGCTGGGCGATATGGGTTGGCTTGCCATGCCGCTGGTGCTGCTGGTCGGCGGGCTGATCGGCCTGCTGAACGGCCTGATCCATGTGAAGCTGCGCATCCCTTCGTTCATGGCGAGCCTTGCGATGGGCTTTGTCGGCACCGGGGCGGCGATCCTGCTGACCGGCGGTGACATCGTTAAGATCAGCGATCCCGCCTTCCGGGGCCTGCTGACGGTGCGCTGGCTGGGCTTTCCGATCATGGTCTATGTGGCAGTGGCGTTCCTGCTGCTGGCCTGGTTCATTCAGTCGCACACCACATTGGGGCGCAACTTCTATGCCGTGGGCGGTGGCGAAGATCTGGCCCATGCTTCGGGTCTGAATGTGAAGCGGGTCCGGGTCACCGGCTTTGCGCTGGCCGGGGTGTTCTATGCCATCGCAGCGATCCTTGTCGTGGGCCGCATCGGTCAGGCGGAATCGGTGACGGGGGCAAACTTCATGTTCGTGTCGATCACCTCGGTCGTGGTCGGCGGCGTGGCCCTGTGGGGCGGCATCGGCGGCGTGTGGAACGCGCTGGTCGGGGTGCTGATCGTCGGCGTGATCAACAATGGCATGGTGGTGATCGGCCTGCCGGATTTCCTGCAAGACGGCGTGCTGGGCCTGCTGGTGATCGTGGCTGTGGTGCTGTCAACCGACCGCCGGGCTGTCTCGGTGGTGAAGTGA